AGCGCGCCATCGTGTGGAGATGGTAGAGGGGCGGCCCGTAGACGATGAGGATCAACACCGCCGCCACGGCCGTCCACAGGCCCAGGCGATCCCAGATCGACGGCCCGGGTTCGGGCGGCGACATCGGCTCGGCGTACTCGATGGGCGCCATCTCCCCGCGTGGCGACACCAGCATGGTCATCAGGATCGTGCCGACGTAACACATCGCCGACACGAACAGGATCACGCCGCCGATCGCCGAGAGGTTCGTGAACGGAATCCAGGACTGCGCGGCGGCGACATCCTGGTACTCGCCGGTATAGACGCGCCGCGGCATCCCCATCAACCCGACGATGTGGTTGGGAATGCTGAAGAACTGCATGCCGACGAACCACAGGTAGGGCTGCACCATCGCGACCCGCGGCCAGACGATGGCACGCCCGGTGAGGCGCGGCAGCACCCAGTAGGTGAAGCCCATGAACGTCAGCGCCACCGCGGTGCCGACAGTGAGGTGAAAGTGCCCCTGGATCCACGCGGTGTTGTGGACCATCGCGTTCATCGCGTAGGCGGCGTTGATGGCGCCGCCGAAGCCGCCCAGGGCGAACGTCACCATCGACAGGGCCACGCTCGCGAAGAACGGGTCGCGCCACGGCAACCGCGGGATCCAGCCGAACAGCCCGGTGCCGCCGCGCGCCCGGCCGGCGTTTTCGAGCGAGGCGATTACCGTGAAGGCGGTAATGAGGCTCGGGAACATGATCGCGTAGGTCGTGAAGGTGTGGACCAGCTTCCAGCCGCTGGCGATGCCGGGGTCGGTGAACTGGTGATGCAACCCGACCGGCGTCGAGAACAGGATGAACTGCACGAAGACCACGCGCGTGAGGGCGTCGCTGAACAGTTTGCCCCCCGCCACGCGCGGAATCACCGTGTACCACAGCACGTAGGCGGGCAGCAGCCAGAAGTAAGTCAAGGGATGCCCGAACCACCAGAAGTAGGTCCGCGCGATGATCGGATCGATCCGCGGGACCAGCCCGAACGACCATGGCAGGATCAGGACCAGGACTTCGACCGCCAAGCCGGTGGTGGCCAGGATCCAGATGATGACCGTGGTCATCATGCCGTGCATGGGCAGCGGCACGGGGGCGCCGGGGTTCGCCTTCCGCCAGGCGCGGAAGCTCCCGATCATCACGCCGCACCAGACCCATGACCCCACCACCAGCAGCGTGGCGCCGACGTAGAACGCGGGATGCGCAAGCAGCGGTGGATAGAAGGTGTAGAGCACGGTGCTCGTGCCCGACAGGATGGCCAGCGTCGTGATCACCGTGCCGACCAGCGCCGCCCAGAAGCCCGCCCAGGCCCAGGCCATGCCCACCACGCGCCCAAGTGTCGTCTCGGCCACCAGGTAGCCGATCGCCATGATGAAGAACGTCGTGAAGACCAGCGCCTCCAGCACGCCGTGGGCCGTGACCGACAGGTAATACATGCGGGCGGACCCAAACGGCACCTGTACGCCCGTCCGCGACACCGCCTGCATCACCGCCATCATCGCGCCCAGGGCGAAAGCGGTGATCGCCACCCAGAGGTTCGACAGCACCAGCCGCGTGGCGGGCGTCATGGCGCGCCCTCCACGATGACCTTGCCCTGCATCAAGTGGTGGGCGAGGCCGCAATACTCATTGCAGACCACGAGATACTCGCCGGGCCGCGCAAACGTGGTCGTCACTTCGCTGACGTAGCCGGGCGCGACGGTCAGGTTGACGTTGGTGCCGACAATCATGAACCCGTGCAGGACGTCGGGACTGGTGATGCGGAAGGTCACGGGCGTGCCGGCCGGCACGCGGATCACTTCGGGACGGAACACATAGAACTCCGCGCGCATCACGACCGTGACCCCGCCGTCGGGACCGACCGTCACGCCGGGGGTCGCGAACTCGCCGGCCGCGCTGAGCGTGTCGGGATTCACGGTTTCAACGTG
This sequence is a window from Vicinamibacterales bacterium. Protein-coding genes within it:
- a CDS encoding cbb3-type cytochrome c oxidase subunit I; this translates as MTPATRLVLSNLWVAITAFALGAMMAVMQAVSRTGVQVPFGSARMYYLSVTAHGVLEALVFTTFFIMAIGYLVAETTLGRVVGMAWAWAGFWAALVGTVITTLAILSGTSTVLYTFYPPLLAHPAFYVGATLLVVGSWVWCGVMIGSFRAWRKANPGAPVPLPMHGMMTTVIIWILATTGLAVEVLVLILPWSFGLVPRIDPIIARTYFWWFGHPLTYFWLLPAYVLWYTVIPRVAGGKLFSDALTRVVFVQFILFSTPVGLHHQFTDPGIASGWKLVHTFTTYAIMFPSLITAFTVIASLENAGRARGGTGLFGWIPRLPWRDPFFASVALSMVTFALGGFGGAINAAYAMNAMVHNTAWIQGHFHLTVGTAVALTFMGFTYWVLPRLTGRAIVWPRVAMVQPYLWFVGMQFFSIPNHIVGLMGMPRRVYTGEYQDVAAAQSWIPFTNLSAIGGVILFVSAMCYVGTILMTMLVSPRGEMAPIEYAEPMSPPEPGPSIWDRLGLWTAVAAVLILIVYGPPLYHLHTMARFPSLGFSPF
- a CDS encoding cytochrome c oxidase subunit II, with the protein product MHVDRYERYWMWAASGMLALFLGAIVLTAVSGSAHPPSHVETVNPDTLSAAGEFATPGVTVGPDGGVTVVMRAEFYVFRPEVIRVPAGTPVTFRITSPDVLHGFMIVGTNVNLTVAPGYVSEVTTTFARPGEYLVVCNEYCGLAHHLMQGKVIVEGAP